The following are encoded together in the Bubalus kerabau isolate K-KA32 ecotype Philippines breed swamp buffalo chromosome 3, PCC_UOA_SB_1v2, whole genome shotgun sequence genome:
- the LOC129647167 gene encoding zinc finger protein 501-like — translation MEVGTEWRMLSREVGWQGGREYSARTFPPKPPEAGAHGRAGFADALPLAAGLRLRGAGSVSTHAWTQEVLSETSVPLDPAKKAAYLQPHTMEIQLQDPQHQQDCGNVIRIKKEELDIKQELTVDMESQEKLSDQINGEAFECGETQEHKGWMERYQRNTSNERRYKCDECGKRFTLKSSLIRHKRIHPGERSYSCNVCGKTFIQSSQLTDHQRIHSQLKPHQCNECEKGFYYRAHLVQHQRIHSGEKPFQCNECGKAFHYSAGLIRHQRTHTEEKPYQCNDCGKAFHYNSGLIRHQRTHTGEKPYQCNDCGKAFCLSSHLIQHQRVHTGEKPYQCSECGKSFSQSSGLFHHQRSHSGEKPYECDECGKAFSHSSALVGHQRMHSGERPYECDVCGKAFGYSSHLLGHRRIHTGEKPYECHVCGKAFRQSSHLIVHQQIHTEEKPW, via the exons ATGGAGGTCGGGACGGAGTGGCGGATGCTGTCCAGAGAGGTAGGCTGGCAGGGAGGACGCGAGTACTCGG CTCGGACCTTTCCTCCGAAGCCGCCGGAAGCGGGGGCGCACGGCCGGGCAGGGTTCGCGGACGCACTTCCGCTGGCGGCAGGTCTGAGGCTCCGAGGTGCTGGATCG GTTTCAACCCACGCCTGGACACAGGAAGTGCTTTCTGAGACATCGGTACCTCTGGATCCAGCTAAGAAAGCAGCATATCTCCAGCCTCACACCATGGAAATCCAGCTTCAGGACCCTCAACACCAACAGGATTGTG GTAATGTgataagaataaagaaagaagaactgGATATAAAGCAGGAACTTACTGTAGATATGGAATCCCAAGAAAAGTTATCAGACCAAATCAATGGAGAGGCTTTTGAATGTGGAGAAACCCAAGAACATAAAGGATGGATGGAAAGATATCAGAGAAACACTTCAAATGAGAGGAGATACAAGTGTGATGAATGTGGGAAAAGATTCACTCTAAAGTCAAGCCTCATTAGACATAAAAGAATCCACCCTGGAGAGAGATCCTATTCATGTAATGTATGTGGCAAAACTTTCATTCAGAGCTCACAGCTTACTGACCATCAGAGAATACATAGCCAGTTAAAACCACATCAGTGTAATGAGTGTGAGAAAGGCTTTTATTACAGGGCACATCTTGTTCAGCATCAAAGGATCCACTCTGGAGAAAAACCTTTCCAATGTAATGAGTGTGGGAAAGCTTTTCATTACAGCGCAGGCCTTATTCGACACCAGAGGACCCACACAGAAGAGAAACCATACCAGTGTAATGACTGTGGGAAAGCTTTTCATTACAACTCGGGCCTTATTCGACACCAGAGGACCCACACAGGAGAGAAGCCATACCAGTGCAACGACTGTGGGAAAGCTTTCTGTCTGAGCTCACATCTGATACAACATCagagagttcatactggagagaagccataCCAGTGTAGTGAGTGTGGGAAAAGCTTCAGCCAGAGCTCAGGCCTCTTCCATCACCAGAGAAGCCACAGTGGGGAGAAACCATATGaatgtgatgagtgtggaaaGGCTTTCAGTCATAGTTCAGCTCTTGTTGGACACCAGAGAATGCACAGTGGAGAGAGGCCCTATGAGTGTGATGTGTGTGGGAAAGCTTTCGGCTATAGCTCGCATCTTCTGGGACACCGAAGAAtccacactggagagaagccaTATGAA